One stretch of Dethiosulfovibrio peptidovorans DNA includes these proteins:
- the fliF gene encoding flagellar M-ring protein FliF, producing the protein MERFKEAKEHMRMLWSSLQRWQKLTLVGLVVFVFLGLLLLVIMARHERWEPLFSGLEIQDEAAIVAYLKENKVPYRLDPGANAILLPKDQVYSARLELARVGLPKGGVTGYEIFDKSNMGMSEFQQKITYVRALEGELSRTVTQIDAVEYSKVNIVLPQPHLFLEQQQPATASVLIRVRRGATVNPEQIKAIVHLVSHSVEGLKPDDVTVVDTDGNVLSDLLDSDMFIYTDGAGRTVSSVQRELERQQEKELERKVRAMLERVFGPGSVVVRIKVDLDLDKKRKASTQYIPGPTGKGVVRSQQNMEESYVGHGAPMGGAPGTTTNIPGYAIATDNGGSGEYNKSDTVTNYEITTHESENVGAPGSVRRLTASVLVDGDLSDQQLEDIRGLVAPAIGFDPGRGDQLAIESMKFSSTMADRIAAQMAAERRQKLIVAFLVGGVILSLLAVALFLWYRRYKRRKLLAAAQRADDSGRVPSLQDILAGPGALEAQGELAVLEEQIRNYALNNPEDFAAFMREWIVED; encoded by the coding sequence ATGGAGCGCTTTAAAGAAGCTAAGGAACATATGCGTATGCTCTGGTCATCCCTCCAACGGTGGCAAAAGCTCACCTTGGTGGGATTAGTTGTTTTTGTCTTTTTGGGGCTTCTCCTTCTTGTGATAATGGCAAGGCATGAGCGATGGGAACCTCTCTTTTCTGGCCTTGAGATTCAGGATGAGGCAGCCATTGTCGCATACCTCAAGGAGAACAAGGTTCCCTATCGGCTGGATCCTGGAGCCAATGCTATTCTGCTTCCAAAGGATCAGGTCTACAGTGCCAGACTTGAACTCGCTCGAGTGGGGCTTCCCAAGGGAGGCGTTACGGGGTACGAGATATTCGACAAGTCCAACATGGGCATGAGTGAATTTCAGCAAAAAATCACCTATGTTCGAGCACTCGAAGGAGAGCTATCCCGGACTGTAACCCAAATTGATGCTGTGGAATACTCCAAAGTCAACATTGTTCTTCCGCAGCCTCATCTTTTCCTTGAGCAACAACAACCGGCTACGGCATCTGTCCTCATACGCGTACGGCGGGGAGCTACCGTGAATCCAGAGCAAATCAAAGCCATTGTTCATCTCGTCAGTCATAGCGTTGAGGGACTCAAACCCGATGATGTTACCGTTGTGGATACCGATGGTAACGTTCTCTCAGATCTGTTAGATAGCGATATGTTTATCTACACTGATGGGGCAGGGCGAACTGTTTCGTCAGTTCAGAGAGAACTTGAGAGGCAACAGGAAAAGGAACTGGAGCGCAAGGTGCGGGCTATGCTGGAACGTGTCTTTGGCCCTGGGAGCGTTGTAGTTCGGATCAAGGTCGACCTTGATTTGGACAAAAAACGAAAGGCCTCCACCCAATATATCCCTGGTCCTACTGGCAAAGGGGTCGTCCGGAGCCAGCAAAACATGGAAGAAAGCTACGTCGGTCATGGTGCTCCCATGGGTGGGGCGCCGGGAACGACCACCAATATTCCCGGGTACGCTATCGCCACTGACAACGGCGGTTCAGGGGAATATAACAAAAGTGATACTGTCACCAACTATGAAATCACCACCCATGAGTCTGAAAACGTAGGGGCTCCAGGTTCTGTTCGTCGGCTGACAGCGTCGGTTTTGGTCGACGGCGACCTTTCGGACCAACAGCTTGAGGATATTCGGGGTCTTGTCGCCCCGGCCATAGGATTTGATCCTGGGCGAGGTGATCAGCTTGCCATTGAGTCCATGAAGTTCTCATCAACCATGGCAGATCGTATTGCTGCTCAGATGGCGGCCGAGCGGCGCCAAAAGCTCATAGTCGCGTTCCTGGTGGGTGGGGTAATCCTCTCACTTCTCGCTGTGGCCCTGTTCCTCTGGTATCGCCGGTACAAGCGGCGTAAACTCTTGGCAGCGGCTCAGCGAGCCGATGACTCCGGTCGGGTTCCCAGTCTTCAGGATATCTTGGCGGGGCCCGGTGCTTTGGAGGCTCAAGGCGAGCTGGCAGTCCTCGAGGAACAGATTCGAAACTATGCGTTGAACAACCCGGAGGATTTTGCAGCCTTTATGCGTGAATGGATCGTAGAGGACTGA